The window GAGTATGATGTGGGTCTAGGCGTCTTCAAGCTGGACCGCGTCTTATACTCGCCGGTCCACTATCCGGCCGACTACGGATTTATCCCCGGCACGCTCGGTCAGGACGGAGACCCTCTCGATATCCTGATCCTCATCTCGCGCCCCACCTTCCCCGGGTGCCTGGTTGAAGCCCGCCCTGTCGGGATGCTGGACATGATCGATGACAAGGGGATCGATGAAAAGATCCTGGCCGTAGCCTACGGCGATCCGCGCTATCAACGAATTGAGGACCTCACCGGCGTCGAACCTCATGTTCTGAAAGAAATCGAGCACTTTTTTAACGTATATAAGAACCTGGAGGGGCGCACGAGCCTGACATCCGGTTGGCTAGGTCGAGGCGCAGCCCATGAGCGCATCGAGACCTACCGACTCGGGTAGCGAGGGGGTTCGGCGGTTCGGCCTCAGTCGGAACGTCGTCGCCCTCGGACTGGTCAGCATGCTGACCGATGTCAGCTCGGAGATGATCTATCCGCTGTTGCCGCTGTTTCTGACCAGCGTGCTGGGGGCCGGCCAAACCTTCGTCGGGCTCGTGGAGGGAATCGCCGAGAGCGCGGCCAGCGTGACCAAGCTGCTGTCCGGGTGGCTGTCGGATCGGCTTGGCCGGCGCAAGGAGCTGGTGGTCGTCG of the Candidatus Methylomirabilis lanthanidiphila genome contains:
- a CDS encoding inorganic pyrophosphatase translates to MNYKGLPIGERAPVIVNTVVEIPSGSSNKYEYDVGLGVFKLDRVLYSPVHYPADYGFIPGTLGQDGDPLDILILISRPTFPGCLVEARPVGMLDMIDDKGIDEKILAVAYGDPRYQRIEDLTGVEPHVLKEIEHFFNVYKNLEGRTSLTSGWLGRGAAHERIETYRLG